GGCACCATCCGCAACATCCTCGGCGGCGTCATCTTCCGCGAGCCCATCGTGATCTCCAACATCCCCCGACTGGTGCCCGGCTGGAAGAAGCCCATCGTCATCGGGCGCCACGCCTTCGGCGACCAGTACCGCGCCACCGACGTGAAGCTGCCCGGTGCGGGCACCGTCACGCTCACCTACACCCCCGACGACGGCTCCGAGCCCATGGAGATGGAGGTCGTGAAGATGCCCGAGGCCGGCGGTGTGGCCATGGGCATGTACAACTTCAACAAGTCGATCGAGGATTTCGCCCGCGCGAGCTTCAACTACGGGCTCAATCGGCACTACCCGGTCTACCTGTCGACGAAGAACACGATCCTCAAGGCCTACGACGGCCAGTTCAAGGACATCTTCGCGCGCATCTTCGAGGACGAGTACAAGGAGCGCTTCGACGCTGCCGGACTCACCTACGAGCACCGCCTGATCGACGACATGGTCGCCTCGGCCCTCAAGTGGGAGGGCGGCTATGTGTGGGCCTGCAAGAACTACGACGGCGACGTGCAGTCGGACATCGTGGCGCAGGGCTTCGGCTCGCTGGGCCTCATGACGTCGGTGCTGCTCAGCCCCGACGGCAAGACCATGGAGGCCGAGGCGGCCCACGGCACCGTGACCCGCCACTACCGCAAGTACCAGGCCGGGGAGGAGACCAGCACGAACCCGATCGCGTCGGTGTTCGCCTGGACCGGTGGCCTGCGCCATCGTGGCGAGCTTGATGGGACCCCCGGGTTGGTCGCCTTCGCCGACACCCTGGAGAACGTCTGCGTGAAGACGGTCGAGAGCGGCCGGATGACCAAGGACCTCGCCTCGTTGGTCGGGGGCGATCAGGGCTATCTCAACACCGAGGACTTCATGAAGGCCCTGTCCGACGGCCTGGCCGAGGCGCTGCGCTGAGCCCTGCCTGCGCAGGCCAGTCGTCTGCTGTGTGAATCCATCGCCCCGGGGGAGTTGTCCTGCCGGGGCGGTGGTGTCCTCAGGGCCGGGCCGGCCCATTACGGCAGGCCGGCGAGCCGGGCTCGCCCACTAAGGCAGGCCGGCGAGCCGGGCTCGTCCACTAAGGCAGGCCGGCAAGCCGGGCTCGTCCACTAAGGCAGGCCGGCAAGCCGGCCGAGGGCAGCGGCCAGGGCTCCGAGGAGGACCACCACGATGAAGGGGGCCCTCAGCTTCAGGGCGATCGCCGCCACGAGCAACGACACCAGGCGCGCATCGGGGGTGAGTCGCTGACCCGACGACACCGTGTTCATGATCGTCAACGACGCCAACAGGCCCACCGTCATCATCTTGGCCAGCGCGATCACCTGCGGACGGTCGAGCACCGAGCGGGGCAGCAGGTATCCGGCGAGCTTGATCACGAACGCCGAGGCGGACGCGATGAGCACCCATGCGGTCAGGCTCACGGCGTGGCCCCCTCGTCGGGGTTGCGCCGTCGCCATGGTGTCGCCACTCCCACACCACCGCGGTGACCAGGGCGGCGATGATCACCGGGATGCCCGGCGGCACGATCGGAATCGTGATCACGGTGATGGCCGCCGAGACCACCGCAATGGCGATCGGGTCGCGCGACTTCAGCCGTGGCCACAGCAATCCCAGGAAGGCGGCGCAGGCCGCCCCGTCCAGTCCCCATTGCTTCGGGTCGCCCATCGCGTCCCCGGCCAGCGCCCCCACCAGGGTGAACAGGTTCCACAGCACATAGACGCCGACCCCGGCGGTCCAGAAGCCGCGGTGCTGCTCGGCCAGGATGTCCTGCGAGGTGGCCGTCGCATTGGATTCGTCGATGGTGATCTGCGCCATCAACGGGATGCGCCGGCTCGAGGGGCGCAGCAGGGCCTTGATCTGCATGCCATAGATGCCGTTGCGGATGCCGAGCATGGTGGCGGCTCCCCACGCGGCCGCTCCGGTGCCGCCCCCGGCGATCACGCCGATGAAGGCGAACTGGGAGCCCCCGGTGAACATCAGTGCGCTCAGCGCGCAGGCCTGCCACACGGTGAGCCCGGCAGTGACCGCCAGCGCTCCGAACGAGATGCCGTACATGCCCGTCGCCACGGAGATCGCCAGCCCCATGCGCACAGCAGGAGTGAGGCGTTCGCGCAGGGGGATGGGCACCCGGTCAGGCTAGTGGAAGCCCGCAGGCGACTGCCCCGGGACGGTCGGCTGCTGAGAAATCACGGGGCTTCCGGGCCGGCCGGGCATCGGGAATCCGCACGGTGACCACCGGTCCATCCCCGGCTCGTGGCGGGCCCGACGAGCCGCCTTGACTATTCTCGAAGACGTGAAGCTTGAGTCCGCTGCCCAGTCATCCCCCGATGCGGAGGGCCATAGTCCCTCGTCCAGTGTGCAGCTGAGGCGGTGCTGACATGCCCATCTGGGGCTCTATCGCCGTCATCTTCGTCCTGTTCTTCATCGGCGGCGTGTTCTCGGCCGCCGAGATGGCCCTGGTGTCACTGCGCGATGCGCAGATCGAACAGCTGAGCACCCGCGGCAAGCGCGGGCGTGCCGTCAAGGAGCTCACCTCCAACCCGAACCGCTTCCTGTCGGCCGTGCAGATCGGCGTCACGCTCGCCGGCTTCCTGTCATCGGCCTTCGGCACCGATTCGTTGGCCGGGGCCTGGGTGGCGCCCGCCTTCGCCCGCTGGGGTGTGGCGCCGGGCCTTGCCGGAGTGCTCGCGGTGATCGTGGTCACCGCGCTGATCTCGTTCTTCTCGATCGTGATCAGCGAGCTGTTCAGCAAGCGCCTTGCGCTGCAGCGTCCCGAGACGATGGCCCTGGTGCTGGCGCCCATCGTGAACGGGCTGGCCAAGGTCTTCCGTCCCGTGATCTGGGCCCTGGGAGCCAGCACCAATGCGTTGGTGCGCCTGGTCGGCTTCGATCCGAAGGCCGGCAAGGAGGGCGTCAGCGACGAGGAATTGCGCTCGATGGTGGTCAACGCGCATTCGCTGGGCGCCGAGGAGAAGCACATCGTCGATGAGGTCTTCAGCGCCGGTGACCGCAGCCTGCGCGAGGTGATGGTGCCGCGCACCGAGGTTGACTTCCTCCCGGGCAATATGACCGTCGACCAGGCGATCCGCGAGGTGCAGGGCGCCCCGCACAGTCGCTATCCGGTGATCGACGGCTCGCCCGACAGGGTGCTGGGCTTCCTGCACGTGCGCGACCTGATGGGCGTGGGTTCCACGCCCCGCAACACCCCCATCTCGAAGCTGGTGCGGCCGGTGCTGAGCCTGCCCGAGACCGTCCGGGTGCCCCGGGCCCTGTCGGACATGCGCCGGGCCCATTCGCACCTGGCGATCGTCCTTGACGAATACGGTGGCACCGCCGGGGTGGTCACCCTGGAAGACCTGGTGGAGGAACTGATCGGCGACATCACCGATGAATACGACGTGGTGGACGATGACACCCGCAAGCACCGCCAGCTGTCCGAGATCGATGGCCTGACGACGCTGGAGGACTTCGAGGACGCCACCGGCCATGTGATCCCCGAGGGCCCCTATGACACGGTGGCCGGATTCTTCATGACCGAGCGCGGCGAGGTCCCCACGGTGGGCGATTCCATCAAGGTCTCCCTCGACTCGGACGCCCCGGTCTCCGACGACGATGAGGACGAGGAGAAGCTCCGCGGCGACGACTATGAGCTCACCGTCACCCAGATGGACGGACGCCGCATCGCCTGGCTGCGGCTGCGTGCGCTGTCGGACACAGCCGAGCTCGGCGCAGGCGTCATCGAACCGGCCGCGGCCCAGGCGGCGACCAAGCCCGCCACCGAGCTCGCCGCGGACGGTGACCCGAACACGGTGGCCCATCTCACCGAGACACTCGCCCGCAACAAGGTGGCCACCGACGTCGGCAAGGCCGACCCGGGCGGCAACGCCCAGCGTCCATGAATACCCAGCGTCCATGAACATCCAACGCCCATGAACCAGCGCCCCCACGAGCTCCGCGTGATGCGGGATCCCGAGTGCCGATGAACCTCGAACGACGTGCGCCACGACGCGAACGCCAGCGTGCCCGCCGTGCGCTGACGCCCGACCCGGACGGCCTGCGCCTGCTGACCAGCACCGACGGCGTCGACTTCGCCCGCGCCGCCGTCGGCCAGTGCGGCGGCGAGGTAATCTCGGCGCGCCTGGACCACATCGACCACCAGCCCGGCCGCGGCACCAGCGTGCTCTACTCCTGCGATGTGAACTGGCCCGGTAGCCGTCGCCTCGAGCTGGTGGGGCTCACCTGGCGTGCCGGAGGGCTCAACCCCGCCGACCTGGACGCCGAGGTCTTCCACGATGACAACCACGAGGTGGCCGCGTGGATCTATCCCGAGGACCCGGACCTGCCCGGCCTGGCCCGGGCAACGGTCGTCGACCAGGTGCTGGCCCTGCTGCTGGAGCACCGGCTGGTGCCCGTCTCATGCGACGCCAGCCAACTCAGCCTGCAGATGGTCAGCTATCGTCCCCGTGCCCGGGCGGTGGTGCGGGCCAGCCTGCGCGCCGCCGGGTCGAACAGGCCCGCGATGGTGTTCTACCTCAAGGCGTTCACCGCCGCTGATGGTCCGCGCGCCCTGCGACGCCTGGAGATGATGGGCCGCGCCGGGCTTCCCGTGGCCCGCCTGCTGGCCGCCACCGACGACCAGCTGCTGGTGCTGGCGGCGCTCGACGGGCAGCCGATGGCCCACCACATCTTCGACGAATCCCCGGCCGTGAGCGGCGATCAGCTGGTCGGCCTGCTGGACGAATTGCCCGCCGGGCTGCTCGACCTGCCACGCCGTCCCGCCTGGGCCGACGCCGTGGGGCACTACGCCGACATGGTCGCCGGGCAATTGCCGGCCGCCGGCGACCGCGCCCGGGAGGTGGCCCGGGTCGTCGGCGCCGCGGCCGACACGGCACCGGCCGAGGAACCCACCCATGGCGACTTCCACGAGGGCCAGCTGTTCCTGTCCGGCGGGCGGGTCAGCGGGCTGCTCGACGTCGAGGCGGCAGGTCCCGGGCGGCGCGTGGATGACCTGGCGTGCATGATCGCCCACCTGAGCACCGTGCAACACATGGATGCGGGCCAGGCCGCCCGCACCGAGGTGTTGATCAGGCGGTTGTTGGCCTCCTTCGACGCGCGGGTCGACCCGGTGCAGCTGCGGCTGCGCGCAGCCGGCGTCGCCATCTCGCTGGCAAGTGGCCCCTACCAGGAGCAGGCACCCGATTGGAAGCACCAGACGCTGGGCATCCTGGCGGGGGCGGAGAACCTCATCCGGCGCGCCGAACAGCTCTAGCGCGAGGATGCCCGGGCCGAGCACCAACCGGCACAGACCGAACCGACACAGACCGACCCGACGCGGCGCGAACAGGCACGGGCCGACGGCCACTGGGGGAGCGGGCCCCGGGTCGGTAGCATCAGGGCCGTGTTGAAGCCCCGCCTGGTTGTCCTTGGTCTGTCGCTCGCGCTCGCGATGGTTGGTTGCGCGAGGACGCCGCCGAGCAGTGGTTCCTCGTCGGCCCACGCGCAGGTGAAGGCCTGCCTGGTGTCGGGTGCCAACGGCTTCGATGACAAGGGTGCCAGCCGGGCGGCATCGCAAGGGCTCGACAGGGCCGTCGCCCAGTTGGGCGTGCAGTCCGACCGGGCCGAGGCCCACTCGGTGGGCGACTATCCGGCGGCCATCCAGTCGATGGTGGGTGCGGGATGCACCTACATCCTCGGCGCGAGCCCCGACCAGTCCGACGCACTGGCCGCGGCGGCCCGCGCCAACACCGACCTGCATTTCGCGCTGGTGGGGGCCACCAAGCCGGTGAGCGAGAAGAACCTGAAGCTCGTGCGCTTCCAGTCCTCCCAGGTCGGTTTCCTGGCCGGCTACCTGGCGGCGGCCAGCAGTTCCAGCGGCACCGTGGGCACCTTCGGGGCCACCAATGCCCCCGCGGTCACCCTGTACATGGACGGATTCAGCCAGGGGATCACCTATTTCAACCAGAAGGCGTCCAAGGCGGTGAAACTCGTCGGCTGGACGATGGGCTCACAGAGCGGTGACTTCCTGGGCGGGGCCGACCCCTATTCCGACAAGGAGGGAGCCCGCGCCCGGACCGAGGACCTGATCGGTCAGGGCGCCGATGTGATCATGCCCGTGGCGGGGACTGCCGACACCGGTGCCGTCCAGGCCGTGAACGCCCATCAGGGCACCCGGCTGGTCGGCACGGGCAGCGACCTGTGCGCCAGCTACGTCGATGCCTGCGCCGCCACACTGGGGACTGCTGCCGCGGGAGTCGACCAGATGGTCTTCGACGCCATCGAGGAGGCGGGCGCCGGCTTCACGAACACCACGCTGGTGGGCACCCTGGCCAACGGTGGGGTGACGATGGTGGGCGTCGGCAAGGGCGCGCCGGTGGCGCAGAACATCGCGGACGACCTCACGGCGGTCTCCCAGGGCATCAAGGACGGCTCGATCAAGGTGACCTCGCCGTCCAGCGTGTCCTGAGCGCCGCCCATCCCCACCGCGGCAGCTCCCGGACGCCGGAACCCGGGGTGGCCCGCCGATAGGGTGACGGGGTGATCGTCGCTGCAGCAGATGGCTCCTCCCTGAACAATCCCGGCCCGGCCGGCTGGGCGTGGTTCATCGACAAGGACAACTGGGCGTGCGGGGGATGGCCCCACGGCACCAACAACCGGGGCGAGCTGATGGCATTGCTGCAGCTGCTCACCGCC
The window above is part of the Propionibacterium freudenreichii subsp. freudenreichii genome. Proteins encoded here:
- a CDS encoding NADP-dependent isocitrate dehydrogenase, which produces MAKIKVEGTVVELDGDEMTRIIWKLIKDELILPYLDINLDYYDLGIEHRDATDDQVTVDAANAIKKHGVGVKCATITPDEARVKEFGLKKMWRSPNGTIRNILGGVIFREPIVISNIPRLVPGWKKPIVIGRHAFGDQYRATDVKLPGAGTVTLTYTPDDGSEPMEMEVVKMPEAGGVAMGMYNFNKSIEDFARASFNYGLNRHYPVYLSTKNTILKAYDGQFKDIFARIFEDEYKERFDAAGLTYEHRLIDDMVASALKWEGGYVWACKNYDGDVQSDIVAQGFGSLGLMTSVLLSPDGKTMEAEAAHGTVTRHYRKYQAGEETSTNPIASVFAWTGGLRHRGELDGTPGLVAFADTLENVCVKTVESGRMTKDLASLVGGDQGYLNTEDFMKALSDGLAEALR
- a CDS encoding AzlD domain-containing protein → MSLTAWVLIASASAFVIKLAGYLLPRSVLDRPQVIALAKMMTVGLLASLTIMNTVSSGQRLTPDARLVSLLVAAIALKLRAPFIVVVLLGALAAALGRLAGLP
- a CDS encoding hemolysin family protein yields the protein MPIWGSIAVIFVLFFIGGVFSAAEMALVSLRDAQIEQLSTRGKRGRAVKELTSNPNRFLSAVQIGVTLAGFLSSAFGTDSLAGAWVAPAFARWGVAPGLAGVLAVIVVTALISFFSIVISELFSKRLALQRPETMALVLAPIVNGLAKVFRPVIWALGASTNALVRLVGFDPKAGKEGVSDEELRSMVVNAHSLGAEEKHIVDEVFSAGDRSLREVMVPRTEVDFLPGNMTVDQAIREVQGAPHSRYPVIDGSPDRVLGFLHVRDLMGVGSTPRNTPISKLVRPVLSLPETVRVPRALSDMRRAHSHLAIVLDEYGGTAGVVTLEDLVEELIGDITDEYDVVDDDTRKHRQLSEIDGLTTLEDFEDATGHVIPEGPYDTVAGFFMTERGEVPTVGDSIKVSLDSDAPVSDDDEDEEKLRGDDYELTVTQMDGRRIAWLRLRALSDTAELGAGVIEPAAAQAATKPATELAADGDPNTVAHLTETLARNKVATDVGKADPGGNAQRP
- a CDS encoding phosphotransferase family protein encodes the protein MNLERRAPRRERQRARRALTPDPDGLRLLTSTDGVDFARAAVGQCGGEVISARLDHIDHQPGRGTSVLYSCDVNWPGSRRLELVGLTWRAGGLNPADLDAEVFHDDNHEVAAWIYPEDPDLPGLARATVVDQVLALLLEHRLVPVSCDASQLSLQMVSYRPRARAVVRASLRAAGSNRPAMVFYLKAFTAADGPRALRRLEMMGRAGLPVARLLAATDDQLLVLAALDGQPMAHHIFDESPAVSGDQLVGLLDELPAGLLDLPRRPAWADAVGHYADMVAGQLPAAGDRAREVARVVGAAADTAPAEEPTHGDFHEGQLFLSGGRVSGLLDVEAAGPGRRVDDLACMIAHLSTVQHMDAGQAARTEVLIRRLLASFDARVDPVQLRLRAAGVAISLASGPYQEQAPDWKHQTLGILAGAENLIRRAEQL
- a CDS encoding BMP family ABC transporter substrate-binding protein, which codes for MLKPRLVVLGLSLALAMVGCARTPPSSGSSSAHAQVKACLVSGANGFDDKGASRAASQGLDRAVAQLGVQSDRAEAHSVGDYPAAIQSMVGAGCTYILGASPDQSDALAAAARANTDLHFALVGATKPVSEKNLKLVRFQSSQVGFLAGYLAAASSSSGTVGTFGATNAPAVTLYMDGFSQGITYFNQKASKAVKLVGWTMGSQSGDFLGGADPYSDKEGARARTEDLIGQGADVIMPVAGTADTGAVQAVNAHQGTRLVGTGSDLCASYVDACAATLGTAAAGVDQMVFDAIEEAGAGFTNTTLVGTLANGGVTMVGVGKGAPVAQNIADDLTAVSQGIKDGSIKVTSPSSVS